Below is a genomic region from Isosphaeraceae bacterium EP7.
CCCCTATGCCGCGATGGGTTCGTTCCGTCCGGGAGAAGGGCGCGATCGGGAAGCCTCCGAGGCGGTCGGGCTTCGCTCGGTGTTTGCGCCCGTCGCGACGATCAGTGGAAGCGGATGGATCGAATCTCATTCGGCCGCCAGCTTCGCGTAGGACTCCAGGAAGCCGCATTTGGGGCAGCAGAAGGTGGTGACGGGGCGGCGGACCTTGCCCTTGAGTTTCAGGACGCCCGTCCACCAGGTTGAGGGTTCCGGGGTCCCTCCGATCCATTCGGCCTGCGTGTCCCGCCCGTAGCTGTGATCGATGAGGAAGCCATCGTCCATCGGCTGGGAGCACTTCGGGCAGTGGGGTTGCGGCATGAATCCTCCGGGGGGTTTG
It encodes:
- a CDS encoding PF20097 family protein: MPQPHCPKCSQPMDDGFLIDHSYGRDTQAEWIGGTPEPSTWWTGVLKLKGKVRRPVTTFCCPKCGFLESYAKLAAE